From a region of the Phragmites australis chromosome 21, lpPhrAust1.1, whole genome shotgun sequence genome:
- the LOC133903623 gene encoding uncharacterized protein LOC133903623, translating into MTTVVSHTLLSRPTRSSAGASLGFLKPAVVSLPCAPAGKNRPRSICYSSDPKSTEHPFDISPVALVHPNMPPTSTPRWEIKEDDKNVKLTFFNMPERATTGDFQVAVEDDVLVIRTKTKPPVVQQGEPGSGVSFHVRLLIPKGYDRESVRAELQLRALVVAIPKTNPAFTKEVTIDGK; encoded by the exons ATGACGACAGTTGTTTCTCACACCCTATTGAGCCGGCCGACAAGATCTTCAGCTGGTGCGTCCCTCGGTTTTCTGAAACCAGCAGTGGTATCTCTCCCTTGTGCACCTGCAGGGAAGAACAGGCCTCGTTCCATCTGTTACTCTTCGGATCCCAAGAGCACTGAACATCCATTTGACATCTCACCCGTTG CCCTTGTGCATCCCAACATGCCACCAACCTCGACCCCACGGTGGGAGATCAAGGAGGACGACAAGAACGTCAAGCTGACATTCTTCAACATGCCGGAGAGGGCCACGACAGGTGACTTCCAGGTTGCCGTCGAGGATGATGTGCTTGTGATCAGGACCAAGACCAAGCCGCCGGTGGTGCAGCAAGGGGAACCCGGCAGCGGTGTCTCGTTCCATGTCCGGTTGCTCATTCCCAAGGGGTACGATAGAGAGAGTGTCCGGGCCGAGCTCCAGCTCCGGGCGCTGGTCGTCGCCATCCCCAAGACTAATCCTGCATTCACCAAGGAGGTTACTATCGATGGAAAATAG